The following proteins come from a genomic window of Suricata suricatta isolate VVHF042 chromosome 5, meerkat_22Aug2017_6uvM2_HiC, whole genome shotgun sequence:
- the FAM162A gene encoding protein FAM162A, which yields MGSLRGLRWAAGSCFRLYERDTSLSLRLTRNSDLKRINGFCTKPQESPKAPPYTYSHRVPLHKPTHWERKILVWSGRFKKEDEIPETVSFEMLDAAKNKIRVKISYVMIALTVAGCVLMVIEGKKAARRNETLTSLNLEKKARLREEAAVKAKAE from the exons gAAGCTGTTTTAGGTTATATGAAAGAGATACTTCCTTATCTCTAAGACTTACCAGAAACTCTGATTTGAAGAGAATAAATGGATTTTGCACCAAACCACAAGAAAGTCCAAAAGCTCCACCCT ACACTTACAGCCACAGAGTGCCATTACATAAACCTACACATTGGGAGAGGAAGATCCTGGTATGGTCAGGTCGCTTCAAAAAGGAAGATGAAATCCCAGAGACTGTCTC GTTTGAGATGCTTGACGCTGCAAAGAACAAGATCCGGGTGAAGATCAGCTATGTGATGATTGCCTTAACCGTGGCTGGATGCGTCTTGATGGTTATTGAGGGCAAGAAG GCTGCCAGAAGAAACGAGACTCTAACAAGCCTGAACTTAGAAAAGAAAGCTCGCCTGAGAGAGGAAGCGGCTGTGAAGGCCAAAGCAGAGTAG